Below is a window of Halarcobacter anaerophilus DNA.
TGAGTCAACAATATCATCAATCAATAAAACTCTTTTTGCATGAGAAACATCAGGAATATTAAAAATATTAAAACTATTTAATTTTAATTCACCCTCATAATGTATTGAATTCAAAGTATATAGATTTCTCATATCCATTGCCTGAGACATCAAATGAGCAAGAGTTAAACCTCCTCTTGCTATTGCCAATAAAATATCCGGTTGATAATCTCTACATTTGTCAACCAAAATTTGCGTATCTTTTGTAAACTCTTCGTATCCGTAATAATATTTTTCCAAAAAAATTCCTTATAAAATAAAAGCTAAAGCACTAATAAAAGTAATAACAAAAATACCTAGATTTAAATCCTTAGTCTCTCTTTTTGCTAATTTAATAATAGTGTAAATCAAAAATCCGGCAGCAATCCCGTTTGTAATCGAGTATGTTAAAGGCATAAATATTACCATTAAAAATGCTCCTGCACTTGTTGCCAAATCTGAATCTTCAAAATTTATTTTACCAAGTTCCGTAAACATTAGTACTCCTACTACTACAAGTACCGGATAAATAGCATTACCCGGTATTGCTTTAAAAAGAGGAAGCATAAACAGTGTCGTAATAAAAAACAGTGCCGTAAATACTGCTGTAAGTCCTGTTCTTCCTCCCTCTTCTACTCCTGAAGCACTCTCTATAAAAGAAGTTGTTGTTGATACTCCAAGCAAAGATCCTGCTGTTGTTGCTATTGCATCTGCTTCTAAAGTTTTTTGTAAAGATTTATCATCTTTATTATTCTCTTGAAACAAGTTTGCTCTTGTTCCTACTCCTGTTAAAGTTCCTAAAGTATCAAACATATCTGTTATTAAAAAGGTAATTATTACAGGAAGTAAAGAGAGAGTAAGGGCACTTGTTATATCAAGTTCAAATGCTATTGGAGCAATTGAAGAAGGTGTTGAAAGAATACCTTCAGGAAGTTTTCCTATTCCTAAAAACCAAGCCACTGCGGAAGTTATTGCAATTGCTAAAATAAAAGCTCCTTTTATTCTATATGAATAAAAAGTAAAAGAGAGAAGCAAACCTAAAACACCCAAAAGTACGTTTTCATTTGAAAAATCTCCTAATGAGACCAAGGTTGCGGGATTATCTACTATCATTCCCATCTGTTTTAATCCGATAAAGGCAATAAAAGAACCTATCCCTGCACTTATTGCACGTCTTAAATTCATAGGAATCGAAGTCATTATCCAAATTCTAAAATTTGTAAAAGATAAGAGTACGAAAAGCAATCCTGATATAAATACTATTCCTAAAGCTGTTTGCCAAGGTATTTTCATTCCTAAAACCAAACCGTAAGAAAAATATGCGTTTAATCCCATACCTACTGACATT
It encodes the following:
- a CDS encoding phosphoribosyltransferase encodes the protein MEKYYYGYEEFTKDTQILVDKCRDYQPDILLAIARGGLTLAHLMSQAMDMRNLYTLNSIHYEGELKLNSFNIFNIPDVSHAKRVLLIDDIVDSGETMEEILKVLRDKFPSVDFKLATIFYKKTACLQPDFAVKEAKEWIDFFWEVDVK
- a CDS encoding NCS2 family permease, which encodes MFKLKEHNTSVSTELSAGFTTFLTMMYIVPVNGFILADAGLPMDAVVTATALITILATLFSGIWSNTPIAMSVGMGLNAYFSYGLVLGMKIPWQTALGIVFISGLLFVLLSFTNFRIWIMTSIPMNLRRAISAGIGSFIAFIGLKQMGMIVDNPATLVSLGDFSNENVLLGVLGLLLSFTFYSYRIKGAFILAIAITSAVAWFLGIGKLPEGILSTPSSIAPIAFELDITSALTLSLLPVIITFLITDMFDTLGTLTGVGTRANLFQENNKDDKSLQKTLEADAIATTAGSLLGVSTTTSFIESASGVEEGGRTGLTAVFTALFFITTLFMLPLFKAIPGNAIYPVLVVVGVLMFTELGKINFEDSDLATSAGAFLMVIFMPLTYSITNGIAAGFLIYTIIKLAKRETKDLNLGIFVITFISALAFIL